The following are from one region of the Marinomonas sp. CT5 genome:
- a CDS encoding ABC transporter permease, with amino-acid sequence MNPTYQPKSWLTQQANRFAPGLFFIGLVLVWELICRAGNVPNYILPSPSAIFMAFFDVEFSRWLTHLWATLRVALMGFALSILIAIPLSIGMMRSELMNRVLYPALIVIQSTPVVAVAPLIIVLLGTEDPSRVLITCLITFFPLVVSTTTGMLETPPEMIELSQSLRAPRYRETWQIRIPYAIPHIFSGLRVSITLAIIGAVVAEFVAAEEGLGYFIQFSTSFFKIPQAFAGLIFLSIISLLLFKSIQWIQAWWFPWSLPKKK; translated from the coding sequence ATGAACCCAACGTACCAGCCTAAATCTTGGCTTACTCAACAGGCCAATCGCTTCGCTCCGGGTTTGTTCTTTATCGGTCTTGTGCTGGTGTGGGAATTAATCTGTCGCGCGGGCAATGTGCCAAATTACATTCTGCCCTCTCCATCCGCGATATTTATGGCGTTTTTTGATGTGGAATTTTCTCGCTGGCTAACACACCTTTGGGCCACGTTACGGGTTGCGCTAATGGGCTTTGCTCTGTCTATTCTCATTGCGATTCCCTTGTCTATTGGCATGATGCGTTCCGAATTGATGAACCGTGTTCTTTATCCCGCTTTGATCGTGATTCAATCGACGCCAGTGGTGGCCGTTGCGCCTTTGATCATTGTCTTGCTGGGCACAGAAGATCCATCTCGCGTGCTAATCACCTGCTTGATCACCTTCTTTCCTCTGGTGGTATCCACCACAACGGGCATGTTAGAAACCCCACCCGAAATGATCGAACTGAGCCAATCTTTACGCGCTCCACGCTACCGAGAAACTTGGCAGATTCGCATTCCTTATGCGATCCCTCATATTTTTAGTGGCCTTCGAGTATCCATCACTTTAGCCATCATTGGTGCTGTGGTAGCGGAATTTGTCGCCGCAGAGGAAGGGTTGGGCTATTTCATTCAGTTCTCCACGTCTTTCTTTAAAATTCCACAAGCTTTTGCTGGACTTATTTTCTTGTCGATTATCAGTTTATTGCTGTTTAAATCGATTCAATGGATTCAGGCGTGGTGGTTTCCGTGGAGCCTTCCTAAGAAGAAATAG
- a CDS encoding ABC transporter ATP-binding protein, with the protein MQNSDTKAAYVSMKNVGHKYDPHPDTPMVVQDIDLDIHRHEFVAVVGPSGCGKSTLLRMVAGLLIPSHGEVSVFNLPVTEPRDDVGIVFQKANLLPWLTVRKNVLFPLKHKYGSYSASDEKRANELLEMAGLTQFADKMPDELSGGMQQRVGIVRALLLNPDILLMDEPFSALDALTREQIGFDLLDIWKKNPKTVLFITHSISEAVLLSDRILVMSKRPGTVLDLIEVDLPRPRSSKTINSPRFAELTDLIRGYIYEPNVPA; encoded by the coding sequence ATGCAAAACAGCGATACTAAAGCAGCTTACGTTAGTATGAAAAATGTGGGTCATAAATATGACCCACATCCAGATACCCCGATGGTTGTGCAAGACATAGATCTGGATATTCATCGTCACGAATTCGTGGCGGTGGTAGGGCCTTCTGGCTGCGGTAAATCAACCCTATTACGCATGGTGGCAGGATTATTGATTCCTTCCCACGGTGAAGTGTCAGTATTCAATTTACCAGTAACGGAACCTCGTGATGACGTGGGCATCGTTTTTCAAAAGGCCAACTTATTGCCTTGGCTAACAGTGCGTAAAAACGTGTTGTTTCCGCTCAAACACAAATACGGCAGCTACTCCGCCAGCGATGAAAAACGCGCCAACGAGTTGTTAGAAATGGCTGGTCTTACTCAGTTTGCCGACAAGATGCCAGACGAATTATCTGGTGGTATGCAACAACGCGTTGGCATTGTTCGCGCGCTCTTGCTCAACCCAGACATTCTTTTGATGGATGAGCCATTTTCGGCGCTGGATGCCTTAACACGAGAGCAAATCGGTTTTGACTTGCTCGATATTTGGAAAAAGAACCCAAAAACCGTGTTGTTTATCACTCACTCAATCAGCGAAGCCGTGTTGTTATCTGACCGTATTTTGGTCATGAGCAAACGTCCCGGCACGGTTTTAGATTTGATCGAGGTGGATTTACCACGCCCACGTTCTTCCAAAACCATTAACTCCCCTCGCTTTGCAGAGCTAACCGATTTAATTAGAGGCTATATTTATGAACCCAACGTACCAGCCTAA
- a CDS encoding ABC transporter substrate-binding protein has translation MKAAKKTAIRLTLLASIISSTSVMAADQVTFQLDWLPGGDKAPVYVGIQQGFFADEDLEVKIASGRGSTDALTKMATGQSDIGSSDIGALMAAKAQADVPVVAVYPYFTQAPHAFFVLKSSGIKSIKDLKGKKVATSPFTSSNAFLPLVLKQNGLSESDIKLVKSDPGALAPMMITGNADAIIAWVTNTALYDAQAKGAGKELIEMPWSNSGLSLYSSSVLASERFLKERPDVAKRFIKAFAKSIKFTYAHPDQAGIDLHKMVPEVDASIVSAQIKSIYNLVYNDVTKQDGFGNFTDERIQKTWEYVAEANGLSTDAIDPKTAVNSSFKPE, from the coding sequence ATGAAAGCGGCAAAGAAAACAGCAATTCGATTGACTCTTTTAGCCAGTATCATCTCAAGCACTTCTGTCATGGCGGCAGATCAGGTGACCTTCCAATTAGACTGGTTACCGGGTGGTGATAAAGCGCCAGTTTATGTTGGTATTCAACAAGGTTTCTTTGCTGACGAAGATTTGGAAGTCAAAATTGCCAGTGGTCGTGGATCGACTGATGCTTTGACCAAGATGGCAACAGGGCAATCGGATATTGGCAGCTCGGATATTGGTGCGTTAATGGCTGCTAAAGCGCAAGCTGATGTGCCTGTAGTCGCCGTTTATCCCTATTTCACCCAAGCGCCACATGCCTTTTTCGTACTCAAAAGCAGCGGCATTAAGTCCATTAAAGATTTGAAAGGCAAAAAAGTCGCTACCTCACCTTTCACCTCATCCAACGCATTTTTACCTTTGGTTTTAAAGCAAAACGGATTGAGCGAAAGCGATATTAAATTAGTGAAATCGGATCCGGGTGCCTTGGCTCCCATGATGATCACGGGTAATGCTGATGCCATTATTGCTTGGGTTACCAATACAGCACTTTATGACGCACAAGCAAAAGGAGCAGGCAAAGAACTCATCGAAATGCCTTGGTCAAACTCGGGTTTATCCCTGTATAGCTCATCTGTTTTGGCCTCTGAACGCTTTTTGAAAGAACGTCCAGACGTCGCAAAACGCTTCATTAAAGCCTTTGCCAAGTCCATTAAATTTACCTACGCGCATCCCGACCAAGCTGGGATCGATTTACATAAAATGGTGCCAGAAGTGGATGCCAGTATTGTCTCTGCCCAAATTAAGAGCATTTACAACTTGGTCTATAACGATGTCACCAAACAAGACGGCTTTGGTAATTTCACCGATGAGCGAATTCAAAAAACCTGGGAGTACGTGGCAGAAGCGAATGGTTTAAGCACAGACGCTATTGACCCCAAAACGGCCGTAAACAGCAGTTTCAAACCGGAGTAG
- a CDS encoding DUF2127 domain-containing protein, with protein MTSSKNGLKAIALIEAFKGLMSLVVGFGIHVLAGENLQKIAESIVSHAHLNPASHYPSVFIHAASSITDSNMTLIALGAIAYSLVRFVEAYGLWKAFVWTEWFALLSGAIYLPFEIYEIIFHPQILTICVFLLNVIVVCYMASVLYSKRQKQASSTSPP; from the coding sequence ATGACATCATCCAAAAATGGGCTAAAAGCCATTGCATTGATAGAAGCATTTAAAGGCTTAATGTCTCTTGTCGTAGGGTTTGGAATCCACGTATTAGCAGGAGAGAACTTACAAAAAATCGCTGAATCCATCGTCTCTCATGCACACTTGAATCCAGCGAGCCACTACCCAAGTGTTTTCATCCATGCAGCAAGTTCAATTACAGACAGCAATATGACCCTAATCGCTTTGGGCGCTATTGCTTATTCGTTGGTGCGATTCGTTGAAGCCTATGGTTTATGGAAAGCGTTTGTGTGGACTGAATGGTTTGCCTTACTAAGCGGGGCAATCTATTTACCATTTGAAATCTACGAAATAATTTTTCACCCGCAAATTTTAACTATCTGCGTATTTTTGCTTAATGTCATCGTGGTTTGCTACATGGCAAGCGTGCTCTACAGCAAACGTCAAAAACAAGCCTCATCCACTTCGCCCCCCTAA
- the xdhA gene encoding xanthine dehydrogenase small subunit: MQFILNDELIEDDTLPSDFTALRYLREKRGLTGTKEGCASGDCGACTLLIGALEDGRLRYSTLNSCITPMQSLAGKHIVSVEYLSKVDDLHPAQQAMVESHGSQCGFCTPGFVVSLAGLYENKQSDDQPIDRDAVCDAISGNLCRCTGYRPIIDAGLSMIKVQESKETPFIELMGKNDKIKKLLESLQSEPHNSNTYLQPTDLEQLAQALVAHPEAMLIAGGTDLMLENTQRYRDFETLIDVSCVSELKHIHIGETALSIGAAVTYSELESFSKTLYPHIYALLSRIASRQIRNRGTIGGNIANASPIADLPPLLLAFDAEIQLLKNDGSTRVVNIADFYQGYKQTQLAEDEMIASFDLPLDKLAQFHRFYKVSKRMEDDISSVMLAVRFEEKDGVLTDVRLAFGGMAATPIRGMKAEAALQGKTLNDEQALHQAIAALRSELTPMSDMRASAEYRLDMACNLVHKAWLELNGTNVVTFSGHPFNDASLSTDMEASTHA; encoded by the coding sequence TTGCAATTTATATTAAACGATGAACTCATCGAAGATGATACGCTCCCTAGCGACTTTACGGCTTTACGTTATCTAAGAGAAAAGCGTGGTTTAACAGGGACAAAAGAGGGTTGTGCATCAGGAGATTGTGGTGCGTGTACGCTTCTTATTGGTGCATTGGAAGACGGTAGATTGAGATATTCGACATTAAACTCTTGTATTACACCAATGCAATCCTTGGCAGGTAAACATATAGTCTCGGTTGAATATTTATCTAAAGTAGATGATTTGCACCCAGCCCAGCAAGCCATGGTGGAATCTCATGGTTCTCAGTGCGGTTTTTGCACACCGGGTTTCGTTGTGTCTCTAGCGGGTCTTTATGAGAACAAACAAAGCGATGATCAACCTATAGACCGTGACGCCGTATGTGATGCGATATCGGGTAATTTGTGTCGTTGTACAGGTTATCGACCGATTATTGATGCGGGCTTGTCGATGATTAAGGTGCAAGAATCAAAAGAGACGCCATTCATTGAATTAATGGGCAAGAATGACAAGATCAAAAAACTGCTCGAAAGCCTACAAAGTGAGCCGCACAACAGCAATACCTATTTACAACCCACCGATTTAGAGCAGCTTGCCCAGGCCTTGGTGGCTCACCCGGAAGCGATGTTAATCGCCGGTGGTACGGATTTGATGCTGGAGAATACACAGCGTTATCGTGACTTTGAGACCTTGATCGATGTGTCCTGTGTGTCTGAGTTAAAACATATTCATATCGGTGAGACGGCGTTGAGTATAGGCGCTGCCGTGACTTACAGTGAACTGGAAAGCTTCAGTAAAACACTGTACCCACATATTTATGCGTTACTCAGCCGTATTGCTTCTCGCCAAATTCGTAACCGCGGAACGATAGGCGGCAACATTGCCAATGCCTCCCCGATTGCCGATTTACCGCCATTATTACTGGCGTTTGATGCTGAGATTCAATTACTGAAAAACGACGGTAGTACGCGAGTTGTCAATATCGCCGACTTTTACCAAGGCTACAAACAAACCCAATTAGCGGAAGATGAAATGATCGCTTCGTTCGATTTGCCTCTTGATAAACTCGCGCAATTCCATCGTTTTTATAAAGTCTCCAAACGTATGGAAGATGATATTTCCAGCGTGATGTTAGCAGTTCGATTTGAAGAGAAAGACGGTGTATTAACGGACGTACGTTTAGCCTTTGGTGGCATGGCGGCGACACCGATTCGTGGGATGAAAGCAGAAGCGGCGCTGCAAGGCAAAACGCTTAATGACGAGCAAGCCTTACACCAAGCCATTGCCGCACTGCGCAGCGAACTCACACCGATGAGCGACATGCGAGCGAGTGCTGAGTATCGTCTCGATATGGCTTGTAACCTAGTGCATAAGGCTTGGTTGGAATTAAATGGCACGAATGTGGTGACTTTCTCTGGTCATCCTTTTAATGATGCCTCGCTATCGACAGACATGGAGGCAAGCACTCATGCGTAA
- the xdhB gene encoding xanthine dehydrogenase molybdopterin binding subunit — MRKLPHDFNITTKNGLLPVHESAIKHVTGQAVYIDDMPEWPNELFVATGLSTEAHADIVSINLDKVRAYPGVVDVIVQADIPGEVDVSPVLSGDLLLAGDFVHFIGQAVFAVAATSLRAAKQAVTLAEIEYKPREATLHPRQSLERQEFVLPTHTISCGDAETALAKAPNTLKSDLYIKGQEHFYLEGQISVAVPNEDGGVQVYASSQHPAEVQKLVARVLGLPVAQVLVEVRRMGGGFGGKESQAAVLSCMAAVLAVRNGCPVKYRMPRQDDMVQTGKRHDFWNRYQVGFSNEGEILAAEYDMVGKCGCTADLSDGVVDRAMFHADNAYFLPNARISGYRGKTHTVSNTAFRGFGGPKGVILAENVIEEIACAVGKDALDIRKLNCYQGEKNTTPYGQKIEDDVLLSLIEELEQSSDYRARRDAIKAFNKQNPFVKKGLALTPVKFGISFTSKHLNQGGALLHIYTDGSVHVSHGGTEMGQGLYTKVAQIVAKAFGIDYQRVNVGSTRTDKVPNASPTAASAGTDLNGMAALDAAMTIKTRLQEFAMEHFGIVAEEFAIEKDQVILGSETMSFPEFIKLAYMNRVSLSSTGFYKTPKIGYDRKAAKGRPFLYYANGAAVSEVIVDTFTGEYKVTQVDILHDVGDSINADLDIGQIEGAFVQGMGWLTSEELSWDEKGRITTNSPANYKIPTSADIPEKFTVNLFDRPNSEESVYRSKAVGEPPLMLGISVWCALKDACASLADYTFSPPLAVPATPEAVFYAMKAAKNHMAQAKDASL, encoded by the coding sequence ATGCGTAAACTGCCACACGATTTTAATATCACGACGAAAAACGGTCTGCTACCTGTTCATGAGTCGGCGATCAAACACGTAACTGGCCAAGCGGTTTATATTGATGACATGCCCGAATGGCCAAATGAATTGTTTGTTGCCACGGGGCTTTCTACCGAAGCGCATGCGGACATTGTGTCTATCAATCTAGACAAGGTGCGCGCCTACCCAGGCGTAGTGGATGTGATCGTGCAAGCGGACATTCCCGGTGAAGTAGACGTGTCACCCGTATTAAGCGGTGATCTTTTATTGGCAGGCGATTTCGTACACTTTATCGGGCAAGCGGTTTTTGCCGTGGCGGCCACCAGTTTGCGTGCGGCTAAACAAGCGGTTACTTTGGCGGAAATAGAGTACAAGCCTCGCGAAGCCACCTTGCATCCTCGTCAATCCTTGGAACGCCAAGAGTTTGTGCTGCCCACTCATACCATTAGCTGTGGTGATGCAGAAACAGCGCTTGCCAAAGCACCAAACACACTGAAATCCGATCTGTATATCAAAGGCCAAGAACACTTCTACTTAGAAGGCCAAATCAGTGTCGCTGTGCCAAATGAAGATGGCGGCGTGCAAGTTTACGCATCGTCGCAGCATCCTGCCGAAGTGCAAAAGCTGGTGGCGCGGGTACTTGGTTTGCCAGTGGCGCAAGTGCTGGTTGAAGTGCGCCGTATGGGCGGTGGCTTTGGTGGTAAAGAATCCCAAGCGGCGGTGCTCAGCTGCATGGCTGCGGTGCTAGCGGTGCGAAATGGCTGCCCAGTAAAATACCGTATGCCGCGCCAAGATGACATGGTGCAAACGGGCAAACGCCATGATTTTTGGAACCGCTACCAAGTGGGCTTTTCCAATGAAGGGGAGATACTCGCAGCGGAATACGACATGGTGGGCAAATGTGGCTGTACGGCTGATTTGTCGGACGGTGTTGTGGATCGCGCTATGTTCCATGCGGACAACGCTTACTTCCTGCCAAATGCTCGAATCAGCGGTTATCGAGGTAAAACCCATACGGTTTCCAATACAGCCTTCCGTGGCTTTGGTGGCCCTAAAGGCGTGATCTTAGCGGAAAATGTCATTGAGGAAATCGCCTGCGCCGTTGGTAAAGACGCCTTAGATATTCGTAAGCTGAACTGCTATCAAGGAGAGAAAAACACCACGCCCTACGGACAAAAAATCGAAGACGATGTTCTGCTTAGTCTGATCGAAGAACTAGAACAAAGCTCCGACTATCGTGCTCGTCGAGACGCAATAAAAGCTTTCAACAAGCAAAATCCTTTTGTGAAAAAAGGCTTGGCGCTGACGCCAGTGAAATTTGGTATTTCCTTCACTTCCAAACACCTGAATCAAGGTGGTGCCTTGTTGCATATCTACACGGATGGCAGTGTGCATGTAAGTCATGGTGGAACGGAAATGGGGCAGGGGCTTTATACCAAGGTAGCGCAAATTGTCGCCAAAGCCTTTGGCATCGATTATCAGCGGGTCAATGTTGGATCAACCCGTACCGATAAAGTGCCTAATGCTTCACCAACTGCGGCATCAGCAGGAACCGATTTGAACGGTATGGCGGCTTTGGATGCGGCCATGACGATCAAAACCCGCTTGCAAGAATTTGCCATGGAACATTTCGGCATTGTTGCAGAGGAATTTGCGATTGAGAAGGATCAAGTGATTTTAGGCAGTGAAACTATGAGCTTCCCTGAATTCATTAAATTGGCCTACATGAATCGCGTGTCTTTATCTTCGACTGGTTTCTATAAAACGCCCAAAATCGGTTATGACCGCAAAGCCGCAAAAGGTCGTCCATTCTTGTATTACGCCAATGGTGCGGCGGTTTCTGAAGTGATCGTCGATACTTTCACTGGGGAATACAAAGTTACCCAAGTGGATATTTTGCACGATGTGGGGGATTCGATTAATGCGGATTTGGACATAGGTCAGATCGAAGGCGCGTTTGTACAGGGCATGGGCTGGCTCACCTCGGAAGAACTGAGCTGGGATGAAAAAGGCCGCATCACCACCAACAGCCCAGCCAATTATAAAATCCCAACATCAGCGGATATTCCTGAAAAGTTCACGGTTAACTTGTTTGATCGCCCTAACAGTGAAGAATCGGTATATCGTTCAAAAGCCGTGGGCGAACCACCATTGATGTTAGGCATCTCTGTTTGGTGTGCGCTAAAAGACGCCTGTGCTTCTTTAGCGGATTACACCTTCTCGCCACCATTGGCGGTGCCTGCCACACCAGAAGCCGTGTTTTATGCCATGAAAGCCGCAAAAAACCACATGGCGCAAGCTAAGGACGCAAGCCTATGA
- the xdhC gene encoding xanthine dehydrogenase accessory protein XdhC, translating into MMSSMSWVHALQEVEKAGQAWVIATVIGTQGSAPRESSSKMIITAEHSFDTIGGGQLEYAVCQKARAMLQDTSSPSHVLENFPLAAKTNQCCGGAVSVLLEYFPEPATKITIFGMGHVATTLVNVLSNMQAKISWVDSRENLAQDHSIKGLPSNVTPFLYESMLEHIDHMSHNEIALVMTHDHALDYQLVEALLDRKDCRFIGLIGSKTKALRFKKRLVSASFSQAEIDSVHCPVGLDEIAGKKPFEIAISIAGQIIQVTQTQAPNKKGSGLTWKEISNALSES; encoded by the coding sequence ATGATGTCTTCCATGAGTTGGGTTCATGCCTTGCAGGAAGTGGAAAAAGCAGGGCAAGCTTGGGTAATCGCCACTGTGATTGGCACCCAAGGTTCTGCTCCACGGGAATCATCCAGCAAGATGATTATTACCGCGGAGCACAGCTTCGATACCATCGGCGGTGGACAGCTGGAATACGCTGTCTGCCAAAAAGCCCGTGCTATGCTGCAAGACACGTCTTCGCCTTCTCATGTTTTGGAAAACTTTCCGCTCGCCGCCAAGACCAATCAATGTTGCGGCGGCGCGGTCAGCGTGTTGCTAGAGTATTTTCCAGAGCCCGCCACTAAGATCACCATTTTTGGGATGGGTCATGTGGCGACCACCTTGGTCAATGTGTTGAGCAACATGCAGGCGAAAATCTCTTGGGTCGACAGCCGCGAAAACCTTGCTCAAGATCACAGCATCAAAGGTTTGCCGAGCAATGTCACGCCTTTCTTGTATGAGTCCATGTTGGAACACATCGACCACATGAGTCACAACGAAATCGCGTTGGTGATGACCCATGACCACGCCTTGGATTATCAATTGGTGGAAGCCTTATTAGACCGAAAAGACTGCCGCTTCATCGGCCTAATCGGCTCGAAAACCAAAGCATTACGCTTCAAAAAACGTCTTGTCAGTGCCTCCTTCAGCCAAGCGGAAATTGACTCAGTGCATTGCCCCGTTGGGCTGGATGAAATCGCCGGCAAGAAACCTTTCGAAATCGCCATCTCCATCGCAGGGCAAATCATCCAAGTGACCCAAACACAAGCGCCCAACAAAAAGGGCAGTGGACTGACTTGGAAAGAAATCAGCAACGCTTTAAGTGAAAGTTGA
- a CDS encoding XdhC family protein, protein MCRIEVLLDRKDCRFIGSKTKALRFKKRLVSASFSQAEIDSVHCPVGLDEIIGKKPFEIAISIAGQIIQVTQTQAPNKKGSGLTWKEINNALSDVKEGSVV, encoded by the coding sequence GTGTGTCGTATAGAAGTCTTATTAGACCGAAAAGACTGCCGCTTCATCGGCTCGAAAACCAAAGCACTACGTTTCAAAAAACGTCTTGTCAGTGCCTCCTTCAGCCAAGCGGAAATCGACTCAGTGCATTGCCCCGTTGGGCTGGATGAAATCATCGGCAAGAAACCTTTCGAAATCGCCATCTCCATCGCAGGGCAAATTATCCAAGTGACCCAAACACAAGCGCCCAACAAAAAGGGCAGTGGACTGACTTGGAAAGAAATCAACAATGCTTTAAGTGACGTGAAAGAAGGCTCCGTGGTTTAG
- a CDS encoding tautomerase family protein has protein sequence MPLVRIDVTEGRNEEDLRVLMDTVQECVVSAFEVPERDRYQIVTEHKPGRMVLLDTGLGFERTDDAIAIQVFTSPRATVMKKTFCELMAEKLHANCGLDPKDLLISIMTNTDVDWSFAHGEIQYLNGKL, from the coding sequence ATGCCCCTAGTACGTATAGATGTCACTGAAGGCCGTAATGAAGAAGATCTTCGTGTGTTAATGGATACCGTGCAGGAATGTGTCGTTAGCGCGTTCGAAGTGCCTGAAAGAGACAGATATCAAATTGTCACTGAACACAAACCTGGTCGCATGGTTCTACTAGACACGGGGTTGGGTTTTGAACGAACAGACGATGCCATTGCGATTCAAGTGTTCACAAGCCCTCGTGCCACGGTCATGAAAAAGACGTTCTGTGAGTTAATGGCGGAAAAACTACATGCCAACTGCGGATTAGACCCAAAAGATTTATTGATCTCTATTATGACCAATACAGATGTTGACTGGAGTTTTGCACACGGCGAGATTCAGTATCTCAATGGCAAGTTGTAA
- a CDS encoding TRAP transporter fused permease subunit, with protein MQKLVRRYMLDPCAWLALGLIAYQYWILFNPDIPLVERATHLVLTLAIAFLSTPFLKSNPSSTLNKVMAVVMFALVVAVGCYYYFESGRLSNRIENVSPIETYDIVICTILVGLLLEAVRRTVGYVLLIVIAIFLLYGVFGYLLPGEIGFSNISWTEWSEIFGMTTSGILGVTTATSTNFIFYFIVFGVVYSSVGGGRLFIELAIKLVGKSKGGGAKVAIIGSSLMGTISGSAVANVTATGVFTIPLMQRTGIKPEKAAAYEAIASTGGQLMPPIMGIAAFVMAEMLATSYTNIALAGIFPALAFYFSLFVFAGIHARKTNTGTLNDEDINEIKSIFPRLNMLLPPVVLVAGLMMGYSAQISVFWATITCFVAPFLSKSTRYDLKILPQMVLDSGIQAAKIACPIMAIGLVVSVAIQSNLALKFASGLIDIGGGSYTVSLIMIVMGCIIMGMGLPTVAAYIIGAVLYVPALKELGISELQAHFFVMYFCVLSMVTPPVSLASFAAAGVANTDAMRTSVEAFKICAVAFLIPFAFLADPALLFVGSYVDILFAGAGLIFSTVIWAIGVIGFAKRRMNLFERIIMMACGFFAMISQTASEMWLIAIGTSLAYLVYHWLTKNKEPALAHSLNHTK; from the coding sequence ATGCAAAAACTTGTTCGTAGATACATGCTAGACCCGTGCGCCTGGTTGGCGCTTGGGTTAATAGCCTACCAATACTGGATTTTATTCAATCCAGATATTCCCTTAGTCGAGCGTGCAACGCATTTAGTTCTGACTTTAGCGATTGCTTTTCTATCCACGCCCTTTTTAAAATCCAACCCTTCATCAACACTGAACAAAGTCATGGCCGTGGTCATGTTTGCTTTAGTCGTTGCTGTTGGCTGTTACTACTACTTTGAAAGTGGAAGACTGTCTAACCGAATTGAAAATGTCTCGCCAATTGAAACCTATGACATTGTCATCTGCACCATTCTGGTCGGTTTACTCTTAGAAGCTGTGCGAAGAACCGTTGGCTATGTGCTGCTCATCGTCATCGCTATTTTTCTGCTTTACGGCGTGTTTGGCTATTTATTACCAGGGGAAATTGGCTTTAGTAATATTTCGTGGACCGAGTGGAGCGAGATTTTTGGCATGACAACCAGTGGCATTTTGGGGGTCACCACAGCCACGTCTACTAACTTCATTTTTTACTTCATCGTTTTTGGTGTGGTGTACAGTTCCGTTGGCGGTGGACGACTCTTTATAGAGTTAGCCATTAAATTGGTGGGCAAATCCAAAGGTGGCGGTGCAAAAGTCGCCATTATTGGCTCCAGCTTAATGGGCACCATTTCTGGCAGCGCCGTGGCGAATGTAACAGCAACAGGGGTCTTTACCATCCCGTTGATGCAGCGAACAGGCATCAAACCAGAAAAAGCCGCCGCCTATGAAGCCATTGCTTCCACTGGTGGGCAACTTATGCCGCCCATTATGGGGATCGCCGCCTTTGTAATGGCAGAAATGCTAGCCACCTCTTACACCAACATCGCACTCGCGGGTATTTTCCCGGCGCTTGCCTTTTATTTTTCCTTGTTTGTATTTGCCGGCATTCATGCCAGAAAAACCAACACAGGCACGCTGAACGATGAAGATATAAACGAAATCAAATCTATCTTCCCTAGATTAAACATGCTGCTGCCTCCTGTTGTCTTGGTGGCCGGTTTGATGATGGGCTATTCGGCGCAAATCTCTGTTTTCTGGGCCACAATAACCTGTTTTGTCGCACCATTTTTAAGCAAAAGCACTCGCTACGATCTTAAGATCCTACCGCAAATGGTGCTGGACTCTGGTATTCAAGCGGCAAAAATTGCTTGTCCTATTATGGCAATTGGCTTAGTGGTTTCAGTGGCGATTCAATCTAACTTGGCACTCAAATTTGCTTCAGGGCTCATTGATATTGGCGGGGGTTCTTACACGGTTTCTTTAATCATGATCGTGATGGGCTGTATCATCATGGGGATGGGCCTTCCTACTGTTGCGGCATACATCATTGGCGCTGTACTCTATGTTCCAGCCCTTAAAGAGCTCGGTATTAGTGAACTACAAGCCCATTTCTTTGTGATGTATTTTTGCGTACTTTCCATGGTCACGCCGCCGGTATCATTGGCGTCTTTTGCAGCGGCTGGCGTTGCAAACACAGACGCCATGAGAACCAGTGTGGAAGCCTTCAAAATATGTGCTGTAGCCTTCCTCATTCCATTCGCCTTCCTTGCCGACCCAGCGTTACTGTTTGTTGGAAGCTACGTAGACATTTTATTCGCAGGCGCCGGCTTGATCTTTTCAACCGTCATCTGGGCCATTGGTGTCATAGGATTTGCGAAAAGAAGGATGAACCTATTCGAACGCATCATCATGATGGCATGCGGGTTCTTCGCGATGATCTCTCAAACCGCCAGTGAAATGTGGTTGATCGCCATAGGAACCAGCCTTGCTTATTTGGTCTACCATTGGTTAACAAAAAATAAGGAACCCGCCTTAGCTCATTCCTTAAATCACACCAAATAA